A single genomic interval of Alteromonas sp. BL110 harbors:
- a CDS encoding fructose bisphosphate aldolase yields the protein MASQAQQAMLDKLKTQTGFIAALDQSGGSTPKALRLYGIEESEYSSDEEMFNLVHEMRTRIITSTPFSGERVLGAILFENTLDREIEGMSTAHFLWQKKRVIPFLKVDKGLAEESNGVQVMKPMPGLDALLAKAVAQDVFGTKMRSVVKLANHQGIKDVVAQQFEVGKQILAAGLVPIIEPEVDIHSPQKAEAEALLKLEILTQLNLLNEGEEVMLKLTLPTEANFYKELVDHPRVLKVVALSGGYSRDDANAKLSENQGMIASFSRALTEGVSAQQSQEEFEATLDKAIEGIYQASKA from the coding sequence ATGGCATCACAAGCTCAGCAGGCAATGCTGGATAAACTGAAAACACAAACCGGTTTTATTGCAGCGTTAGATCAAAGCGGCGGTAGTACCCCTAAAGCGTTGCGCTTATACGGCATAGAAGAGTCTGAATACAGCTCAGACGAAGAGATGTTCAATCTTGTTCACGAAATGCGTACGCGTATTATCACCAGCACCCCTTTTAGCGGCGAGCGCGTTTTAGGCGCAATCTTGTTCGAAAATACCCTTGATAGAGAAATTGAAGGCATGTCTACTGCACACTTCTTGTGGCAGAAGAAACGTGTTATTCCTTTCTTAAAAGTCGATAAAGGATTAGCTGAAGAGAGCAATGGTGTTCAAGTGATGAAGCCTATGCCAGGTCTTGATGCATTGCTTGCTAAAGCGGTAGCTCAAGACGTATTCGGTACTAAGATGCGCAGCGTAGTGAAGCTAGCCAATCATCAAGGTATTAAAGATGTTGTTGCTCAGCAATTTGAAGTGGGTAAGCAGATTTTGGCGGCTGGCCTTGTTCCAATCATCGAGCCAGAGGTTGATATCCACAGTCCGCAAAAAGCAGAAGCTGAAGCGCTACTTAAGTTAGAGATCCTAACCCAACTTAATCTTCTTAATGAAGGTGAAGAAGTGATGCTTAAGCTAACGCTACCAACCGAAGCTAACTTTTATAAAGAGCTTGTTGACCACCCGCGCGTACTTAAAGTGGTTGCACTTTCTGGCGGCTACAGTCGTGACGATGCAAACGCAAAACTATCAGAAAACCAAGGCATGATTGCGAGCTTCTCTCGCGCATTAACCGAAGGCGTATCTGCACAGCAATCTCAAGAAGAGTTTGAAGCAACACTAGATAAAGCGATTGAAGGTATTTACCAAGCGTCTAAAGCGTAA
- a CDS encoding phosphoglycerate kinase has translation MAIPSMSDMALKGQRVLIRQDLNVPVKDGKVTSDARIKASIPTIKAALDAGAAVMVMSHLGRPTEGEPADEFSLQPVVDYLNDALDVPVKLVKDYLDGVELSEGELVILENVRFNNGEKKDDETLAKQYAALCDIFVMDAFGTAHRAQASTHGVAKFAPKACAGPLLAAELDALGKALDNPKRPMVAIVGGSKVSTKLTVLKTLAEKVDQLIVGGGIANTFIAAQGHNVGKSLVEMDLTEQATQLMNEAQANGGNIPVPTDVVVGKAFDENTEATLKVVSDVADDDMIFDIGPDSSKALEDIIKNAGTIVWNGPVGVFEFEQFSAGTKALSEAIAASDAFSIAGGGDTLAAVDKYGIADKVSYISTGGGAFLEFLEGKTLPAVAVLEEKNK, from the coding sequence ATGGCAATTCCAAGCATGAGCGATATGGCCTTAAAAGGTCAGCGCGTACTAATTAGACAAGATTTAAATGTGCCGGTAAAAGACGGTAAAGTGACCTCAGATGCGCGTATTAAAGCATCTATCCCTACTATCAAAGCTGCCCTAGACGCTGGCGCGGCAGTTATGGTGATGTCTCACCTTGGCCGTCCTACTGAAGGTGAGCCTGCTGATGAATTCTCTCTTCAACCTGTGGTTGATTACCTTAACGACGCCCTAGACGTTCCAGTAAAGCTAGTTAAAGACTACCTAGACGGTGTTGAACTTAGCGAAGGCGAACTGGTTATCCTTGAAAACGTGCGTTTTAACAACGGCGAGAAAAAAGACGACGAGACGCTAGCGAAACAGTACGCCGCACTTTGCGATATTTTCGTTATGGATGCCTTTGGCACCGCGCACCGCGCACAAGCGTCTACCCATGGCGTGGCTAAATTCGCTCCGAAAGCCTGCGCTGGCCCGTTACTTGCTGCTGAATTAGATGCATTGGGCAAAGCGCTGGACAACCCTAAGCGCCCAATGGTGGCCATTGTTGGTGGTTCAAAAGTATCGACCAAACTTACTGTACTAAAAACGCTAGCTGAAAAAGTTGACCAGCTAATTGTAGGTGGCGGTATTGCTAATACCTTTATTGCGGCGCAGGGTCACAATGTAGGTAAGTCGTTAGTTGAAATGGACTTAACTGAGCAAGCTACGCAGCTTATGAACGAAGCGCAGGCAAACGGCGGTAATATTCCGGTGCCAACAGACGTAGTGGTGGGCAAGGCCTTTGATGAAAACACAGAAGCGACGCTAAAAGTAGTCAGTGACGTTGCTGACGACGATATGATTTTTGATATCGGCCCAGATTCGTCGAAAGCGTTAGAAGATATTATTAAGAATGCGGGTACCATTGTTTGGAATGGCCCTGTAGGCGTTTTTGAATTTGAACAGTTCAGTGCAGGTACGAAAGCGCTTTCAGAAGCGATTGCAGCAAGCGACGCATTCTCAATCGCAGGTGGTGGTGATACACTAGCAGCCGTTGATAAATACGGAATTGCCGATAAGGTTTCTTATATTTCAACAGGTGGTGGCGCGTTCCTTGAATTCTTGGAAGGTAAAACACTACCAGCGGTAGCAGTACTAGAAGAAAAAAATAAATAA
- the epd gene encoding erythrose-4-phosphate dehydrogenase, with protein sequence MVNIAINGFGRIGRNVLRALYESGRNNEFNVVAINDIAKPEGIAHLLKYDTAHGRFRFDVALENNTLNVAGDDITLLAISDIKDLPWKDLGVDIVLECTGKFDDRASGQAHLNAGAGKVLFSSPGSSDLDNTVIFGTNEDTLTSEQKLVSNGSCTTNCIVPVIQALDAAFGVESGTITTIHASMHDQQVIDAYHEDLRRTRAASQSIIPVDTRLAAGIERILPKFAGKFEAIAVRVPTINVTAMDLSVTLQSKVTIEQVNQALRNAKAGRLQGILDYTEEPLVSVDFNHDPHSCIVDGTQTRVSHKQLVKTLVWCDNEWGFANRMLDTAKVMFDAQ encoded by the coding sequence ATGGTAAATATTGCCATAAATGGGTTTGGTCGTATTGGCCGTAACGTGTTGCGCGCGCTGTATGAAAGTGGGCGCAACAACGAATTTAACGTGGTGGCCATTAACGACATAGCTAAACCCGAAGGCATAGCACATTTACTTAAATACGATACCGCCCACGGGCGGTTCCGTTTTGATGTGGCCTTAGAAAACAACACGCTTAATGTGGCAGGTGACGATATTACGCTGCTCGCGATAAGCGATATTAAAGACCTACCCTGGAAAGACTTAGGCGTTGATATTGTGCTTGAGTGTACGGGCAAGTTTGATGACAGAGCATCGGGGCAAGCGCATTTAAATGCAGGCGCTGGTAAAGTGCTTTTCTCTTCACCTGGGTCTTCTGATTTAGACAATACCGTTATTTTTGGCACCAACGAAGACACGTTGACCAGTGAACAAAAATTAGTCTCCAACGGCTCTTGCACCACAAACTGTATTGTTCCTGTTATCCAAGCGCTAGACGCTGCATTCGGTGTTGAAAGTGGTACGATCACAACCATTCACGCATCTATGCACGACCAGCAAGTTATTGACGCTTACCACGAAGATTTGCGCAGAACCCGCGCTGCCAGTCAGTCCATTATTCCCGTTGATACACGCCTTGCTGCCGGTATAGAGCGCATTCTGCCTAAGTTTGCAGGTAAGTTCGAAGCCATTGCTGTGCGTGTGCCTACAATCAATGTTACCGCCATGGATTTAAGCGTAACGCTTCAGTCTAAGGTAACCATTGAACAGGTGAATCAAGCACTTCGCAATGCTAAAGCGGGGCGTTTGCAGGGCATTTTGGACTATACCGAAGAGCCTTTGGTGTCCGTAGATTTCAATCACGACCCTCACTCGTGTATTGTAGATGGCACACAAACAAGAGTCAGTCACAAGCAGCTAGTAAAAACACTGGTGTGGTGTGACAACGAATGGGGTTTTGCAAACCGTATGCTCGATACCGCTAAAGTGATGTTCGACGCACAATAA
- the tkt gene encoding transketolase, whose protein sequence is MPSRRELANAIRALSMDAVQQAKSGHPGAPMGMADIAQVLWGDFLSHNPANPSWANRDRFVLSNGHGSMLLYSLLHLSGYELPIEELKNFRQLHSKTPGHPEYGYAPGVETTTGPLGQGISNAVGMALAEKVLAAQFNKDGHTIVDHHTYAFLGDGCLMEGISHETCSLAGTLGLGKLIAFWDDNGISIDGEVEGWFTDDTPARFKSYGWEVIEGVDGHDAEQVKAAIEKAQANTAQPTLICCKTTIGFGSPNKEGTESCHGAPLGDDEIVATREKLGWSHGAFEIPDDIYAGWDGKEKGSKAESAWNDAFAAYEAAYPELAAEFKRRVNGELPADFSDKADAIIAELQANPQNIASRKASQNALNAFGPLLPELLGGSADLAGSNLTIWEGSKGVEANDASGNYIYYGVREFGMSAMMNGIVLHGGFKAYGATFLMFMEYARNAVRMAALMKQPAIFVYTHDSIGLGEDGPTHQPVEQVVALRATPNLDNWRPCDQVESAVSWKSAIERTDGPTTLIFTRQGLAQQERTAQQVSDIAKGGYVLKDCEGTPELILIGTGSEVQLAVEAAEKLTEQGKAVRVVSMPSTDVFDRQSADYRESVLPSSVVKRVAVEALSKDSWYKYVGFNGAIVGMDTFGESAPAGDLFKHFNITTDAVVEAALSL, encoded by the coding sequence ATGCCCTCTCGTCGTGAACTCGCCAATGCTATCCGTGCATTAAGCATGGACGCCGTTCAACAAGCTAAATCTGGTCACCCAGGCGCCCCAATGGGGATGGCTGATATTGCGCAGGTACTATGGGGTGATTTCTTATCACACAATCCTGCGAACCCGTCTTGGGCTAATCGCGATCGCTTTGTACTTTCAAACGGTCACGGCTCGATGCTGTTGTACTCTCTACTACATCTTTCAGGCTACGAACTGCCTATTGAAGAGTTGAAGAACTTCCGTCAGTTGCATTCTAAAACGCCTGGTCACCCAGAGTACGGTTACGCGCCAGGTGTCGAAACCACCACTGGTCCACTAGGTCAAGGTATCAGTAATGCAGTCGGTATGGCGCTTGCTGAAAAAGTATTGGCGGCCCAATTTAACAAAGACGGTCACACCATTGTTGATCACCACACCTATGCATTCTTAGGCGACGGCTGCTTGATGGAAGGTATCTCTCACGAGACGTGTTCATTAGCAGGTACACTTGGCCTTGGTAAGCTCATCGCATTCTGGGATGACAACGGCATTTCAATTGATGGTGAAGTAGAAGGCTGGTTCACTGACGATACACCGGCACGCTTCAAGAGCTACGGCTGGGAGGTGATTGAAGGTGTTGACGGTCACGATGCAGAGCAAGTCAAAGCTGCTATTGAAAAAGCGCAAGCGAATACGGCGCAGCCTACACTGATTTGTTGTAAAACCACCATTGGCTTTGGTTCGCCTAATAAAGAAGGTACCGAGTCGTGCCACGGTGCACCGTTAGGCGATGACGAAATTGTCGCTACGCGTGAGAAGCTTGGCTGGAGCCATGGCGCGTTCGAAATTCCAGACGATATTTACGCGGGCTGGGACGGTAAGGAGAAAGGTTCAAAAGCGGAAAGCGCGTGGAACGACGCTTTCGCAGCATACGAAGCGGCTTATCCAGAGCTTGCAGCAGAATTTAAACGCCGTGTAAATGGCGAACTGCCAGCAGATTTCAGCGACAAAGCAGATGCAATTATTGCTGAGCTTCAAGCTAACCCACAAAACATTGCTTCACGTAAAGCGTCGCAAAATGCATTAAACGCCTTTGGCCCGTTACTTCCGGAGCTATTAGGCGGCTCTGCCGACCTTGCGGGTTCTAACCTTACCATTTGGGAAGGTAGCAAAGGCGTTGAAGCAAACGATGCATCAGGTAACTACATTTATTACGGTGTGCGTGAGTTTGGTATGTCTGCCATGATGAATGGTATTGTCCTTCACGGTGGCTTCAAGGCGTACGGCGCAACCTTCCTAATGTTTATGGAATATGCACGTAATGCGGTGCGTATGGCGGCCCTAATGAAGCAGCCTGCTATTTTCGTTTACACCCACGACTCAATTGGTCTGGGTGAAGACGGCCCAACGCACCAGCCAGTAGAGCAGGTGGTTGCTCTACGTGCAACACCTAACCTTGATAACTGGCGTCCTTGTGATCAGGTTGAGTCTGCTGTGTCGTGGAAGTCTGCTATTGAGCGCACTGACGGCCCAACAACCCTAATCTTCACGCGTCAAGGCTTAGCCCAGCAAGAAAGAACGGCTCAACAAGTTTCAGATATCGCGAAAGGCGGTTACGTACTTAAAGACTGTGAAGGTACACCAGAGCTTATTCTGATTGGTACCGGTTCTGAAGTTCAGCTAGCCGTTGAAGCCGCAGAAAAACTTACCGAGCAAGGTAAGGCCGTTCGCGTAGTATCTATGCCATCAACTGACGTATTTGACCGTCAGTCTGCTGATTACCGTGAAAGCGTATTGCCGTCTAGTGTTGTGAAACGTGTAGCGGTTGAAGCCTTGTCTAAAGACAGTTGGTACAAGTACGTTGGCTTTAACGGCGCTATCGTAGGTATGGACACCTTTGGTGAGTCTGCACCTGCAGGCGACCTATTTAAGCACTTCAACATTACCACTGACGCTGTAGTAGAGGCTGCACTGTCTCTGTAA
- the metK gene encoding methionine adenosyltransferase, whose amino-acid sequence MATHLFTSESVSEGHPDKIADQISDAVLDAILEQDPRARVACETYVKTGMVLVGGEVTTSAWVDIEELTRNTVKEIGYTHSDMGFDADSCAVLNAIGKQSPDINQGVDRASLEEQGAGDQGLMFGYASDETDVLMPAPITYSHRLVQKQAEVRKSGKLDWLRPDAKSQITFKYENDKPVGIDAVVLSTQHCDSVSTETVREAVMEEIIKPVLPSEWIDGNTRFHINPTGRFVIGGPMGDCGLTGRKIIVDTYGGMARHGGGAFSGKDPSKVDRSAAYAGRYVAKNIVAAGLAKRCEIQVSYAIGVAEPTSISIDTFGTGVVDEKTLVALVREHFDLRPYGLIQMLDLERPIYRPTAAYGHFGRDEFPWEATDKAQALKASV is encoded by the coding sequence ATGGCCACGCATTTATTCACATCCGAGTCAGTGTCTGAAGGACATCCGGACAAAATTGCTGATCAGATCTCAGATGCGGTTCTTGACGCTATTTTAGAACAAGATCCTCGCGCTCGGGTGGCCTGCGAAACGTATGTAAAAACCGGTATGGTTTTAGTAGGTGGTGAAGTTACCACTTCTGCATGGGTAGACATTGAAGAGCTTACTCGTAACACAGTAAAAGAAATTGGCTATACGCATTCAGACATGGGCTTTGACGCCGATTCATGTGCCGTATTAAATGCTATTGGTAAACAGTCTCCTGATATTAATCAAGGTGTTGATCGCGCAAGCTTGGAAGAACAAGGCGCGGGCGACCAAGGCCTAATGTTCGGTTACGCTAGCGATGAAACTGACGTACTAATGCCGGCGCCTATCACGTACTCTCACCGCCTTGTACAAAAGCAAGCGGAAGTACGTAAATCTGGCAAACTAGATTGGTTGCGTCCAGATGCAAAAAGCCAAATCACTTTTAAATACGAAAACGACAAGCCAGTGGGCATTGACGCGGTGGTACTTTCAACCCAGCACTGTGACTCAGTAAGCACTGAAACGGTTCGCGAAGCGGTAATGGAAGAAATCATCAAGCCAGTACTGCCAAGTGAATGGATTGATGGAAATACGCGCTTTCACATCAACCCAACGGGTCGATTTGTTATCGGTGGTCCAATGGGCGACTGCGGCTTAACAGGCCGTAAAATCATCGTGGATACTTACGGCGGTATGGCTCGTCACGGTGGTGGTGCGTTCTCAGGTAAAGATCCATCAAAAGTAGACCGCAGTGCAGCATACGCGGGTCGTTATGTGGCTAAAAACATTGTTGCCGCGGGTCTTGCTAAGCGCTGTGAAATCCAGGTGTCTTACGCCATCGGTGTGGCAGAGCCGACCTCTATCAGCATTGATACCTTCGGTACAGGTGTAGTAGATGAGAAAACTCTTGTTGCACTTGTTCGCGAACATTTCGACTTACGTCCTTATGGTCTTATTCAGATGCTTGACCTTGAGCGCCCAATTTATCGCCCTACTGCAGCGTACGGTCACTTTGGTCGTGACGAATTCCCATGGGAAGCAACGGATAAAGCACAAGCGTTGAAAGCTTCAGTTTAA
- a CDS encoding 3'-5' exonuclease has protein sequence MQNTTLPTIIDVEASGFGAASYPIEIGIVRYDGAKWCKLLRPFDSWVHWDTKAQSLHGISQQMLQARGEEPHKVCVELNNFLGNTVVYSDGWVVDNPWLIKLYSAAQIDMSFTCRALEYILTESQMDNWHDVKNSLSAELDVKRHRASSDAMIIQQTYAKTMALTQK, from the coding sequence GTGCAAAATACAACATTGCCTACAATTATAGATGTGGAAGCAAGTGGATTTGGGGCAGCAAGTTACCCCATAGAAATAGGCATTGTGCGCTATGATGGTGCAAAGTGGTGCAAGCTACTGAGGCCATTTGACTCTTGGGTGCACTGGGATACAAAAGCACAATCGCTGCACGGCATTTCTCAACAAATGTTACAAGCTCGGGGCGAAGAGCCTCACAAAGTGTGTGTTGAGCTCAATAATTTTTTAGGGAATACGGTTGTATACAGTGACGGATGGGTGGTAGATAACCCTTGGTTAATAAAACTGTACTCAGCAGCGCAAATTGACATGTCGTTTACCTGCCGTGCTCTTGAATATATATTGACTGAATCTCAGATGGATAACTGGCACGACGTCAAAAATAGTCTTTCCGCTGAGCTAGACGTAAAACGTCATCGGGCGAGTTCTGATGCAATGATAATACAGCAAACCTATGCGAAAACGATGGCGCTCACTCAGAAGTGA
- a CDS encoding ABC transporter substrate-binding protein, whose product MRVHLLLSALLGFILLFNSCQADSTQAPLIIGIDADLSAVAIEGGVAITRGVELAVEEINANGGILGRTLKVIAKDHRGNPARGIYNIEKFAQMPNLLAVIGGVHTPVVLAEIDIIHAKNILMLVPWAAGTPIVDNEHSPNNVFRVSVRDAEAASVLIDFVKSRELSSVALVLERTGWGRSNLESLTKAAQEKGVNISATYWINWQQKDFSEDAKAIKDTKADSVILVTNVPEGVVVVDALAEQGLSSLPVVSHWGIASGQFASQLANPINQHDISVLQTFHFHHQKNNKAKQLLEAYYNKYGLIDASAIEGVTGLAHAYDLIHLIAIAADKANSIQVNELRNALESLKDIQGAVKYYEAPFTKERHDALWSKDYFMTKINDKGHLVTTGKK is encoded by the coding sequence ATGCGTGTACATCTTCTTCTATCAGCGCTTCTCGGCTTTATACTCTTGTTTAATTCATGCCAAGCTGACAGCACTCAAGCGCCGTTAATTATAGGTATTGATGCAGACCTCTCAGCGGTTGCTATAGAGGGAGGTGTTGCTATCACTCGAGGCGTAGAGCTAGCCGTTGAAGAGATCAACGCAAATGGGGGGATACTTGGTCGTACACTTAAAGTGATTGCGAAAGACCATCGAGGAAACCCAGCTCGCGGTATTTACAACATTGAAAAGTTTGCGCAAATGCCAAACCTGCTAGCCGTCATCGGCGGTGTACACACTCCTGTGGTGCTTGCGGAAATTGATATTATACATGCGAAAAATATTCTTATGCTGGTTCCCTGGGCCGCCGGCACCCCCATAGTAGACAATGAGCACTCCCCCAATAACGTTTTTAGGGTCTCAGTACGTGACGCTGAAGCAGCGTCTGTACTTATAGACTTTGTTAAATCCAGAGAATTATCAAGTGTCGCTTTGGTACTGGAGCGTACAGGGTGGGGACGCTCTAACCTTGAGTCTTTGACTAAAGCTGCTCAGGAAAAAGGGGTAAACATTAGCGCAACGTATTGGATTAATTGGCAACAGAAAGATTTTTCTGAAGATGCTAAGGCAATAAAAGATACGAAGGCGGACAGTGTCATATTAGTTACCAACGTACCTGAAGGTGTGGTTGTTGTAGATGCATTGGCTGAACAAGGGCTAAGCTCGCTCCCTGTTGTTTCTCACTGGGGTATAGCGTCAGGTCAGTTCGCATCTCAACTAGCCAACCCTATCAATCAGCACGACATATCAGTTCTTCAAACGTTTCACTTCCACCATCAGAAAAATAACAAGGCTAAACAACTGTTAGAAGCCTATTATAATAAATATGGGCTTATTGATGCATCAGCTATAGAAGGTGTCACGGGTTTAGCCCATGCATATGATTTAATTCATTTAATTGCTATCGCTGCCGATAAAGCGAATAGCATACAAGTTAACGAATTGCGCAATGCTCTCGAGTCGCTTAAAGACATCCAGGGCGCTGTTAAATACTATGAAGCTCCATTCACTAAAGAAAGGCATGATGCACTTTGGTCAAAGGATTATTTTATGACGAAGATTAATGATAAAGGCCATTTGGTAACAACGGGCAAGAAATAA
- a CDS encoding ATP-binding protein, protein MQHEPMRLRSLLLSSMIPRLALLIAVLSITLVALSFHFIVKQSNALQQQSVEGLEQDISFIVSDTTRQLADLAANDIIINSLVDIQQRDNYLPMFFRSLNLTQAKTVEFALFDFAGEKVIDKNWSATLPESLSSAWRQQTLGSSNTFSSVSKYGVVISVPVLLNGVSEGALVMYVDSLQSLLAPYPRLTNQLVTDSNGNVLFSSEPSLIAPKSSFLAFNQSGYSIKQTSWKNLQLYSVKPTITAYREVAWTGIVLLAMIVGFIFIILHMVSMTGTLAERTLSTLYDDIKNRLTSDKTTPLNDELQVEAKELADIRAAFDKLIWDLTEVSLSNEQFSNVLESMGDMLVVVDQNQEILISNKRFDFFCDDQYGEKNAILKLIVRKLATQQSDELTHFSVNSGKELYIRWTKASLADVNGNIRGDIYVGSDVTEQRALENHVNVLTHAMDEATVSIIISDVKRVGQPIIYVNSAFEELTGYKRSEMIGHNCRSMQGDETSKQTVEQIRKAIATREPIETTLLNYRKDGSAFYNRLNLTPVKTDGEVTHYIGFQQDVTQQRQTEQYLQEAREKAEESARLKSSFLASMSHEIRTPIHGISGVLQLMANSELTEEQKHYLSLAKFSIQGLLHIVNDILDFSKIEAGQLQIEDNPFDILESLENLQSQYAIMCQEKGLELHFHFDLQGFHVVLGDDVRFRQILSNLLGNAVKFTDTGYIEVTTSIKQNADDSLTLLCSVKDTGIGIAQDKQSTIFDVFTQEDLSTTRKFGGTGLGLSISKQLCELMGGNIKLESVKGHGSTFSFTISLEPADETLLVPVHHASSSKREKGKKRKVLIVEDNDINQIIVKQHLSNHTTLSAKSGLEALQALNKMKVTFDVILMDCQMPEMDGFEATKRIRGGEAGERYLNVPIIALTANAMKGDKERCVEAGMDDYLSKPFDAEDLIDKVDHWASVERNGELV, encoded by the coding sequence ATGCAGCATGAACCTATGAGGCTGCGTTCTTTATTGCTTTCAAGCATGATCCCAAGGCTAGCGTTGCTAATAGCAGTGCTGTCCATTACGCTAGTTGCCCTTTCCTTTCATTTCATTGTTAAGCAAAGTAATGCCCTTCAGCAGCAGTCGGTAGAAGGGCTCGAGCAAGATATTAGCTTCATTGTAAGCGATACAACACGTCAGCTTGCAGATTTAGCGGCAAACGACATTATTATTAATTCGCTGGTCGATATTCAGCAGCGAGATAATTACCTACCTATGTTTTTTCGCTCTTTAAATCTCACCCAAGCAAAAACTGTAGAATTCGCACTGTTTGATTTTGCAGGTGAGAAAGTTATCGACAAAAACTGGAGTGCTACGCTTCCTGAGTCGTTAAGCAGTGCTTGGCGTCAGCAAACGCTTGGCTCATCAAACACCTTTTCTTCCGTATCTAAATACGGAGTCGTAATTAGCGTTCCCGTTTTACTCAATGGCGTCTCTGAAGGTGCCCTTGTCATGTATGTCGACAGCCTTCAATCATTACTGGCGCCCTATCCTAGACTTACTAACCAGTTAGTTACAGATTCAAACGGCAATGTACTATTTAGTAGCGAGCCCTCTTTAATAGCACCAAAATCAAGCTTTTTGGCGTTTAACCAAAGCGGTTATTCTATTAAGCAAACTAGCTGGAAGAACCTTCAGTTATATAGCGTTAAGCCAACTATCACTGCATACAGAGAGGTTGCTTGGACAGGCATCGTTTTATTAGCAATGATCGTGGGGTTCATTTTCATTATATTACATATGGTGAGTATGACCGGAACCTTAGCCGAACGAACCCTTTCGACGCTTTATGACGATATTAAAAATCGCCTCACTAGTGACAAAACGACGCCTTTAAACGATGAGTTGCAAGTTGAAGCAAAAGAGTTAGCCGACATTCGAGCTGCCTTCGACAAACTTATTTGGGATTTGACCGAGGTTTCTCTGTCTAACGAACAGTTTTCAAATGTGTTGGAGTCGATGGGCGACATGCTGGTTGTGGTCGATCAGAATCAAGAAATACTCATTTCAAATAAACGCTTCGACTTTTTTTGCGATGACCAATACGGTGAAAAGAATGCAATCTTGAAACTGATAGTGAGGAAGCTAGCTACACAGCAGAGCGATGAACTAACGCACTTTTCAGTGAATTCGGGCAAAGAGCTTTATATTCGCTGGACAAAAGCATCGCTTGCCGACGTAAATGGTAATATTCGTGGTGATATATATGTAGGCAGTGACGTTACCGAGCAGCGCGCATTAGAAAACCACGTTAACGTACTTACCCATGCCATGGATGAAGCGACTGTTTCAATTATTATTTCTGACGTCAAACGAGTTGGCCAGCCAATTATTTATGTAAATAGTGCATTTGAGGAATTAACTGGTTACAAACGAAGTGAAATGATTGGCCACAACTGCCGCTCTATGCAAGGTGATGAAACCAGTAAGCAAACCGTTGAGCAAATTCGCAAAGCCATTGCAACACGTGAGCCTATCGAAACGACATTACTCAATTATAGAAAAGACGGCAGCGCTTTTTATAACCGATTAAATTTAACCCCGGTTAAAACCGATGGTGAGGTGACGCATTACATCGGTTTCCAGCAAGATGTTACGCAACAGCGACAAACGGAACAATACCTTCAAGAAGCGAGAGAGAAAGCCGAAGAGTCTGCTCGACTGAAATCCAGTTTCTTAGCGAGTATGAGCCATGAAATACGTACGCCTATCCACGGTATATCGGGTGTTTTACAGTTAATGGCAAACTCTGAACTTACCGAAGAGCAAAAGCATTACCTTTCACTCGCTAAATTTAGTATTCAGGGCCTTTTACATATCGTAAATGACATTTTGGACTTTTCTAAAATTGAAGCAGGTCAGCTACAAATAGAAGATAACCCTTTCGATATTTTAGAGTCCCTAGAGAATCTCCAAAGTCAGTACGCCATTATGTGCCAAGAAAAAGGCCTTGAGCTACACTTCCACTTTGATTTACAGGGTTTCCACGTTGTACTAGGTGATGACGTTCGTTTCAGGCAAATTCTGTCGAACTTGTTGGGCAACGCTGTCAAGTTTACTGACACTGGATACATTGAAGTAACCACTAGTATTAAGCAAAACGCAGACGACAGCCTCACACTTTTATGTAGCGTAAAAGACACGGGGATAGGTATTGCACAAGATAAGCAAAGCACTATTTTTGACGTCTTCACGCAAGAAGATCTATCAACTACCCGCAAGTTTGGCGGAACCGGTCTAGGTTTATCAATTAGCAAACAACTTTGCGAACTTATGGGCGGCAATATAAAACTTGAAAGTGTAAAAGGTCACGGAAGTACGTTCTCTTTCACTATTTCTCTTGAGCCTGCGGATGAGACTTTGCTAGTCCCCGTGCACCATGCCTCTTCATCAAAACGAGAAAAAGGTAAAAAGCGTAAAGTACTCATTGTTGAAGACAACGATATCAATCAAATAATCGTGAAACAGCATCTGAGCAACCATACTACCCTAAGCGCCAAATCGGGTTTAGAAGCACTGCAAGCATTGAATAAAATGAAAGTGACCTTTGACGTCATCTTGATGGATTGTCAAATGCCTGAAATGGATGGCTTTGAAGCAACTAAACGCATTAGAGGCGGTGAAGCTGGAGAGCGTTATCTAAACGTCCCAATCATCGCCCTAACCGCCAATGCAATGAAAGGTGATAAAGAGCGGTGTGTTGAAGCGGGAATGGACGACTACTTAAGTAAGCCCTTCGATGCTGAAGACCTCATCGACAAGGTAGATCACTGGGCAAGTGTCGAAAGGAATGGTGAATTGGTATAA